A genome region from Microbacterium sp. CGR2 includes the following:
- a CDS encoding gluconokinase has translation MSGPMRPLVVVMGVSAAGKSTVASLLAERLGTDFLDADDLHPAANRAKMSAGTPLTDEDRMPWLDLVGRELAARSASGAVIACSALRRRYRDRIRERAAHVVFVHLHGSDLLLAERAAGRTDHFMPPSLLRSQLDTLEPLEAGEGGMTVDVASTPDAIVNSVVEWLESPRA, from the coding sequence GTGAGCGGACCGATGCGCCCTCTCGTGGTGGTGATGGGGGTCTCTGCCGCGGGCAAGTCCACCGTGGCGAGTCTGCTCGCAGAGCGACTCGGCACGGACTTCCTCGACGCTGACGACCTCCACCCGGCCGCGAACAGGGCGAAGATGAGCGCCGGTACGCCGCTCACGGATGAGGACCGGATGCCGTGGCTCGACCTCGTCGGGAGGGAACTCGCCGCGCGGTCGGCATCCGGCGCGGTGATCGCCTGCTCCGCTCTTCGGCGTCGCTACCGCGACCGGATCCGCGAGCGGGCCGCGCATGTCGTCTTCGTGCACCTGCACGGCAGCGACCTCCTGCTCGCCGAGCGTGCGGCGGGCCGCACCGACCACTTCATGCCGCCTTCGCTCCTGCGTTCGCAGCTCGACACGCTCGAGCCGCTCGAAGCGGGGGAGGGCGGCATGACCGTCGACGTCGCTTCGACGCCCGACGCGATCGTCAACAGCGTCGTCGAATGGCTCGAATCGCCCCGAGCATGA
- a CDS encoding MFS transporter has translation MSEQVAQAAGEEARWTSMVAVHYDAKKQLSRYIRWYLLLSLAVTAVWTATSGILMPNQIQMLEFGSFFSGADAGVDLQALTELGRAVASGEVMPTADQTRQLALLTDFEAARANGLALVTTTSAIIVMVLQPVIGVMSDRTRSRLGRRAPWILYAGLIGAVLLVAVRYAPSLVVLVVLWSAAELALNVAGNPLQATVADRVPRDRRGRVTSWTSMGAIIGGILGGIGAGALFGMIGLDFYLILGLLVAIATVLFVTRNRDESSVDMERERFAWKPFLVGYASAIKARNYRWLWISRVLFFFGYSTSTVLSLYMLQSYISPALSAAEASATVPLLGIVGIPFTLLAVAVSGRLSDRVGRRKPFIVVASILMALSMAIPLLSPTLPALFAQVIVTGLAFGIYLPVDNAMFIDVLPDPARAGRDLGLAIVAMNLGQALAPALAAVVVSVTGGYQLVWAAALVLVALATATVAPIRERTRSDA, from the coding sequence ATGAGCGAGCAGGTCGCACAGGCCGCCGGCGAGGAGGCGCGGTGGACCTCGATGGTCGCTGTGCACTACGACGCAAAGAAGCAGCTGTCGCGCTACATCCGCTGGTACCTCCTGCTGTCTCTGGCCGTGACGGCGGTGTGGACGGCGACGAGCGGCATCCTCATGCCGAACCAGATCCAGATGCTCGAGTTCGGTTCGTTCTTCAGCGGTGCCGACGCGGGCGTCGATCTGCAGGCTCTCACTGAACTGGGTCGGGCGGTCGCCTCCGGCGAGGTCATGCCGACCGCAGATCAAACCCGCCAGCTCGCCCTGCTCACGGACTTCGAGGCGGCTCGTGCGAACGGCCTGGCGCTCGTGACGACGACCAGCGCCATCATCGTGATGGTTCTGCAGCCCGTGATTGGGGTGATGTCCGACCGCACCCGCTCTCGACTTGGGCGTCGCGCTCCGTGGATCCTCTACGCAGGACTCATCGGAGCCGTCTTGCTCGTCGCGGTCCGCTACGCTCCGTCCCTGGTCGTTCTCGTCGTGCTCTGGTCGGCAGCCGAGCTCGCGCTGAACGTCGCGGGCAATCCCCTCCAGGCGACGGTCGCCGATCGGGTGCCCCGAGACCGGCGCGGCCGCGTCACGTCGTGGACCAGCATGGGAGCGATCATCGGGGGGATTCTCGGCGGCATCGGTGCGGGTGCCCTCTTCGGGATGATCGGCCTGGACTTCTACCTGATCCTCGGCCTGCTGGTCGCGATCGCGACCGTCCTCTTCGTCACGCGCAATCGTGACGAATCTTCGGTCGACATGGAACGCGAGCGGTTCGCCTGGAAGCCGTTCCTCGTCGGATATGCGAGCGCGATCAAGGCCCGCAACTACCGGTGGCTGTGGATCTCGCGCGTTCTCTTCTTCTTCGGGTACAGCACCTCGACCGTGCTCTCCCTGTACATGTTGCAGAGCTACATCAGCCCGGCGCTCAGCGCGGCCGAGGCGTCTGCGACCGTGCCGCTCCTGGGAATCGTGGGCATCCCGTTCACGCTCCTCGCCGTGGCCGTCTCGGGTCGGCTCTCCGACAGGGTGGGCCGCCGCAAGCCGTTCATCGTCGTCGCGTCGATTCTCATGGCCCTGTCGATGGCCATCCCGCTGCTGTCGCCGACCCTGCCGGCGCTATTCGCGCAGGTCATCGTCACCGGTCTCGCCTTCGGGATCTACCTGCCCGTCGACAACGCGATGTTCATCGACGTCCTCCCCGATCCGGCGCGTGCTGGGCGCGACCTGGGGCTGGCCATCGTCGCCATGAACCTCGGTCAAGCATTGGCGCCGGCGCTCGCCGCGGTCGTCGTGTCGGTGACGGGCGGCTACCAGCTGGTCTGGGCTGCGGCTCTCGTGCTCGTGGCACTGGCGACCGCGACGGTGGCACCGATCAGGGAGCGGACGCGATCGGATGCCTAG
- the manD gene encoding D-mannonate dehydratase ManD — MTIDRADVIVTSPDRNFVTLKITTADGVTGLGDATLNGRELAVVAYLTEHVVPLLIGADESRIEDTWQFLYRSAYWRRGPVTMAAIAAVDMALWDIKGKVAGLPVYQLLGGASRKGLMAYGHASGKELPELFDSIRAHQEQGYRAIRVQTGVPTLKAIYGIASQSADTGGGEARYDHEPARRGAKPVEEDWDTRAYLNHLPGVFEAVRNEFGPDIPLLHDGHHRMTPIQAARLGKDLEPYDLFWLEDCTPAENQEALRLVRQHTTTPLAIGEIFNTVWDFKDIIRDQLIDYVRGAVTHMGGISALKKTLDYAAMYQIKSGMHGPTDISPVGMAAAMHLGLAIHNFGIQEYMQHGSRTDQVFQQSFTWTDGYLHPGDKPGLGVELDVDEAGKYPYEQAYLPYNRLLDGTVHDW; from the coding sequence ATGACCATCGACAGGGCCGACGTCATCGTCACGAGTCCCGATCGCAACTTCGTGACGCTCAAGATCACGACCGCCGACGGCGTGACCGGACTGGGTGATGCGACGCTGAACGGGCGCGAGCTCGCGGTCGTCGCCTACCTGACCGAGCACGTCGTTCCGCTGCTGATCGGCGCCGATGAGTCGCGCATCGAGGACACCTGGCAGTTCCTGTACCGCAGCGCGTACTGGCGCCGAGGACCGGTCACCATGGCTGCCATCGCCGCAGTCGACATGGCTCTGTGGGACATCAAGGGCAAGGTCGCCGGTCTGCCGGTGTACCAGCTGCTCGGCGGCGCCAGCCGCAAGGGGCTGATGGCCTACGGGCACGCGTCCGGCAAGGAGCTGCCCGAGCTGTTCGACTCGATCCGCGCGCACCAGGAGCAGGGATACCGGGCGATCCGCGTGCAGACGGGTGTGCCCACTCTCAAGGCCATCTACGGCATCGCCTCGCAGTCGGCGGACACCGGCGGCGGAGAGGCTCGATACGACCACGAGCCCGCCCGCCGAGGTGCGAAGCCTGTCGAGGAGGACTGGGACACCCGGGCCTACCTGAACCATCTGCCGGGGGTCTTCGAGGCGGTGCGCAACGAGTTCGGACCCGACATCCCGCTGCTGCACGACGGTCATCACCGGATGACGCCGATCCAGGCCGCCCGACTGGGCAAGGATCTCGAGCCGTACGACCTCTTCTGGCTCGAGGACTGCACGCCGGCCGAGAACCAGGAGGCGCTGCGGCTCGTGCGGCAGCACACGACCACGCCGCTCGCGATCGGCGAGATCTTCAACACGGTCTGGGACTTCAAGGACATCATCCGCGACCAGCTCATCGACTACGTCCGCGGAGCGGTCACGCACATGGGCGGCATCAGCGCGTTGAAGAAGACTCTCGACTACGCGGCGATGTACCAGATCAAATCGGGCATGCACGGGCCGACCGACATCTCGCCGGTGGGCATGGCGGCGGCGATGCACCTGGGACTCGCGATCCACAACTTCGGCATCCAGGAGTACATGCAGCACGGCTCGCGCACCGACCAGGTGTTCCAGCAGTCGTTCACGTGGACCGACGGATATCTGCACCCAGGCGACAAGCCGGGGCTCGGTGTCGAACTCGATGTCGACGAGGCGGGCAAGTACCCGTACGAGCAGGCGTACCTGCCGTACAACCGCCTGCTCGACGGGACAGTGCACGACTGGTGA
- a CDS encoding FAD-dependent monooxygenase: MQIHVRGYEAGDPRVKSPAGYGIDRPKDIPDEMDVLIVGTGPAAAVMTAQLSRFPAVNVRVIEQRPGPLEVGQADGIQARSVETFQAFGFAGEITDEAYRNVETCFWQPDPDRPSRIIRTGRRPDDADGLSEFPHLYVNQSRVLSYFLRDAERAPGRVVPDYGIEFVDCTIDDHATHPVQARVRYTAGPRAGTERTLRCRYLVGGDGARSSVRTALGYRLVGESAMHAWGVMDVLVNTDFPDIQLKCSIRSQNHGNILIIPREGGYLVRFYVDLGDVDPTDSAAVRSMPLEQIIAKANRILSPYTLDVKAVTWWSVYEVAHRIAEAFDDVGSRGARDPRAFIMGDACHTHSASAGQGMNVSLQDGFNLAWKLAAVVEGRAPAALLATYAAERTQVARDLIDFDRTWASIVGRPRASEADPAELERYYVSNLEFTAGFRTQYDESIITLGSEHQHLAQGFPTGRRFKSAEVIRRADNRWLHLGHLHEADGRWRIYVFADANAPTTHGTPTADFALWWSTDAESPRVVYTPHGADDDAVFDTKVVYQQDYTEFDPADVPSAFKPMKLPLGLADINQVFASGHGRDIFRERGISREGAIVIVRPDQYVAAVLPLDARGTLVDFFRGNMTALVGG, encoded by the coding sequence ATGCAGATCCATGTTCGCGGATACGAGGCCGGCGACCCGAGAGTGAAGTCTCCTGCGGGATACGGCATCGATCGACCGAAGGACATCCCCGATGAAATGGACGTCCTCATCGTCGGCACCGGGCCGGCCGCCGCCGTCATGACGGCCCAGCTGTCGAGGTTCCCCGCCGTGAATGTGCGAGTCATCGAACAGCGCCCGGGTCCCCTCGAGGTCGGGCAGGCCGACGGCATCCAAGCGAGGTCCGTTGAAACCTTCCAGGCGTTCGGTTTCGCCGGCGAGATCACCGACGAGGCATATCGAAATGTCGAGACGTGTTTCTGGCAGCCCGACCCTGACCGCCCCTCCCGCATCATCCGCACTGGCCGTAGACCCGACGACGCGGACGGACTCAGCGAGTTCCCGCATCTCTATGTGAATCAATCCCGCGTCCTGAGCTACTTCCTCCGCGATGCCGAGCGCGCACCGGGTCGAGTGGTCCCCGACTACGGCATCGAGTTCGTCGATTGCACGATCGACGACCACGCCACGCACCCGGTCCAGGCACGCGTGCGCTACACGGCCGGTCCGCGTGCCGGGACCGAGCGGACGCTGAGGTGTCGCTATCTGGTCGGCGGGGACGGCGCACGCAGCAGTGTCCGAACCGCCCTGGGGTACCGTCTCGTCGGCGAGTCGGCGATGCATGCGTGGGGCGTCATGGATGTCCTCGTGAACACTGACTTTCCGGACATCCAGCTGAAGTGCTCGATCCGCTCGCAGAACCATGGCAACATCCTGATCATCCCGAGGGAGGGAGGATATTTGGTGCGTTTCTACGTCGATCTCGGCGACGTGGATCCGACCGACTCGGCCGCCGTGCGGTCGATGCCGCTCGAGCAGATCATCGCGAAGGCGAATCGCATCCTCTCGCCCTACACGCTGGATGTGAAGGCGGTGACGTGGTGGTCGGTCTACGAGGTCGCGCACAGGATCGCCGAGGCGTTCGACGATGTCGGGTCTCGTGGTGCTCGGGATCCCCGGGCGTTCATCATGGGTGACGCGTGCCACACCCATTCCGCCAGCGCGGGTCAGGGAATGAACGTGTCGCTGCAGGACGGTTTCAATCTGGCATGGAAGCTGGCCGCTGTGGTCGAGGGTCGCGCCCCTGCGGCGCTGCTGGCGACCTACGCCGCAGAGCGCACGCAGGTGGCCCGTGATCTCATCGACTTCGACCGCACCTGGGCGAGCATCGTGGGACGCCCGCGCGCATCCGAGGCCGACCCCGCCGAACTCGAGCGATATTACGTCTCGAACCTCGAGTTCACCGCGGGCTTCCGCACACAGTACGACGAATCGATCATCACCCTGGGCTCTGAGCATCAGCATCTCGCTCAGGGTTTCCCGACCGGTCGACGTTTCAAATCCGCGGAGGTGATTCGACGCGCCGACAATCGGTGGCTGCACCTCGGACACCTCCACGAAGCCGACGGCCGCTGGCGGATCTACGTGTTCGCCGACGCGAACGCACCCACGACGCACGGCACACCGACGGCCGACTTCGCGCTGTGGTGGTCCACGGACGCCGAATCGCCCCGGGTTGTCTACACCCCGCACGGGGCCGATGACGACGCGGTCTTCGACACGAAGGTCGTGTACCAACAGGACTACACCGAGTTCGACCCCGCCGATGTGCCCTCAGCGTTCAAGCCAATGAAGCTCCCGCTCGGACTCGCCGACATCAACCAGGTGTTCGCGTCCGGCCACGGTCGCGACATCTTTCGTGAGCGAGGCATCTCACGAGAAGGTGCGATCGTCATCGTGCGCCCCGATCAGTACGTCGCGGCCGTGCTCCCCCTCGATGCCCGAGGCACTCTGGTCGACTTCTTTCGCGGGAACATGACCGCTCTCGTTGGTGGATAG
- a CDS encoding LacI family DNA-binding transcriptional regulator, which produces MDDEVPGDIAERIRRRNGAATIYDIAELAGVNPSTVSRALSKPGRISKKTEERIRAAADLLDFQFNPMARALPTGRSHTIGLMVADITNPVIFGIVRGAEHTAASAGYTLVIAESQESGEAEAEAVSRLMPSVDGLILATTRLGDERITRLAERKPVILINRRVDGIVGVLPQVEEGVVELVAHLADLGHTSIAYLSGPETSWISRRRWEALLDAAETRGIAVVEIGPLSPTIDGGREALRRVQAARTSAVIAFNDLMAIGLIQASTASGIRIPDDLSVAGFDDIFGSELIVPALTTVRAQLQLAGERAVGKVLEALGDATEPVSDEPLATTLVVRGSTGPVARS; this is translated from the coding sequence ATGGACGACGAAGTGCCCGGCGATATCGCAGAGCGCATCCGGCGGCGCAACGGTGCCGCCACCATCTACGACATCGCGGAGCTTGCAGGGGTGAACCCGTCGACGGTGTCGCGCGCGCTGAGCAAGCCGGGTCGGATCAGCAAGAAGACCGAAGAGCGGATCCGGGCTGCGGCTGACCTTCTGGACTTCCAGTTCAACCCGATGGCCCGGGCGCTGCCGACCGGGAGGAGCCACACCATCGGTCTGATGGTGGCGGACATCACCAACCCCGTGATCTTCGGGATCGTCCGCGGCGCCGAGCACACGGCCGCCAGCGCCGGATACACGCTCGTGATCGCCGAGTCCCAGGAGTCGGGCGAGGCGGAGGCCGAAGCGGTGTCGCGGTTGATGCCCAGTGTCGACGGCCTGATCCTCGCGACGACCCGGCTGGGCGACGAGCGGATCACGCGCCTCGCGGAGCGCAAGCCCGTGATCCTCATCAACCGCCGCGTCGACGGTATCGTCGGAGTCCTGCCTCAGGTGGAGGAGGGGGTCGTCGAATTGGTCGCCCATCTCGCCGATCTCGGACACACCTCGATCGCCTACCTCTCGGGTCCCGAGACGTCGTGGATCAGCCGGCGTCGCTGGGAGGCCCTCCTCGACGCCGCCGAGACGCGCGGCATCGCGGTCGTCGAGATCGGACCGCTCAGTCCGACGATCGACGGCGGCCGCGAGGCGCTTCGTCGTGTGCAGGCGGCGCGGACGAGTGCCGTGATCGCCTTCAACGACCTGATGGCGATCGGCCTCATCCAGGCCTCCACGGCTTCAGGCATCCGCATTCCGGACGACCTGAGCGTCGCCGGGTTCGACGACATCTTCGGCAGTGAGCTCATCGTCCCCGCGCTCACGACCGTCCGGGCGCAGCTGCAGCTGGCGGGGGAGCGCGCCGTCGGCAAGGTGCTGGAGGCTCTGGGTGACGCCACCGAGCCCGTGAGTGACGAACCGCTGGCGACGACGCTCGTCGTCCGCGGGAGCACTGGGCCCGTCGCTCGTAGCTGA
- the uidA gene encoding beta-glucuronidase, with translation MLKPIATATRDLVTLDGVWRFAIDSRLPEEPWRSTLDTPLEAAVPASYNDLFTDPAIRDHVGWVYYQRTVQVPRGWTGERILLRFDAATHTAKVYVDDLLVGGHVGGYTPFDIDITDAVKPGSAFRLTVAVSPDLTNVTIPPGKIEIGMTGGKTQTYFHDFYNYAGLARSVSLYSLPQVHVDDVTVVTEFEGSTGFVDYRVETVGGAAVRVSLADAAGSVVATATGAEGRLEIADVVLWEPGAAYLYDLTVDAVDGDDVLDTYSLAVGVRTVEVRGEEFLVNGEPFYFTGFGKHEDTFVRGKGHDDAYMVHDFQLMEWTGANSFRTSHYPYAENVLDFADRHGILVIDETAAVGLNMGVVGGLSGTPPFPTFSEQYAGAETQAAHAQHLRELIGRDKNHPSVVLWCIANEPASNEDGAREYFEPLVDLVRELDPTRPITYSMVMFATFKNDQIIDLFDVVSLNRYYGWYINAGDLATAEMYLQGDLQGWIDRTGKPIMMLEYGADTMPGLHSVWDQVWTEEYQTDLLAMYHRVFDRFPQFVGEQIWNFADFATTNGLHRVGGNRKGIFTRERRPKAAAFALRQRWRGLDGRKPGRRRLTDRASQ, from the coding sequence ATGCTCAAGCCCATCGCCACCGCGACCCGTGACCTCGTCACCCTCGACGGCGTCTGGAGATTCGCCATCGACTCCCGGCTCCCCGAGGAGCCCTGGCGCTCGACCCTCGACACACCGCTCGAGGCAGCGGTCCCCGCGAGCTACAACGACCTCTTCACGGACCCGGCGATCCGCGACCACGTCGGCTGGGTCTATTACCAGCGCACCGTGCAGGTACCCCGTGGCTGGACGGGCGAGCGGATCCTGCTCCGCTTCGATGCCGCCACCCACACCGCGAAGGTCTACGTCGACGATCTGCTCGTCGGAGGCCACGTCGGCGGCTACACGCCGTTCGACATCGACATCACGGATGCGGTGAAGCCGGGCTCCGCCTTCCGCCTCACCGTCGCCGTCAGCCCCGATCTCACGAACGTCACCATCCCGCCGGGCAAGATCGAGATCGGGATGACCGGAGGCAAGACCCAGACCTACTTCCACGACTTCTACAACTACGCGGGGCTCGCCCGCTCCGTGTCGCTGTACTCGCTGCCGCAGGTGCATGTCGATGACGTGACCGTGGTGACGGAGTTCGAGGGGTCGACGGGCTTCGTCGACTACCGGGTCGAGACCGTCGGCGGCGCCGCCGTCCGCGTCAGCCTGGCGGACGCCGCAGGCAGCGTGGTCGCCACCGCGACCGGAGCTGAGGGGCGTCTCGAGATCGCTGACGTGGTGCTGTGGGAGCCGGGTGCGGCCTACCTCTACGACCTCACTGTGGATGCCGTCGATGGCGACGACGTGCTCGACACGTATTCGCTCGCGGTCGGCGTGCGCACCGTCGAGGTCCGAGGCGAGGAGTTCCTCGTGAACGGAGAGCCGTTCTACTTCACGGGCTTCGGCAAGCACGAAGACACGTTCGTCCGCGGCAAGGGCCATGACGATGCGTACATGGTGCACGACTTCCAGCTGATGGAGTGGACGGGAGCGAATTCGTTCCGCACCTCGCACTATCCGTATGCCGAGAACGTGCTCGACTTCGCCGACCGGCACGGCATCCTGGTGATCGACGAGACCGCGGCCGTAGGCCTCAACATGGGTGTGGTCGGCGGACTCAGCGGCACGCCGCCCTTCCCCACCTTCTCGGAGCAGTACGCGGGCGCCGAGACCCAGGCCGCTCACGCGCAGCACCTGCGCGAGCTCATCGGACGGGACAAGAACCACCCGTCGGTGGTGCTCTGGTGCATCGCGAACGAGCCGGCATCGAACGAAGACGGCGCGCGCGAGTACTTCGAACCGCTCGTCGACCTGGTGAGAGAGCTCGACCCGACGCGTCCGATCACCTATTCGATGGTGATGTTCGCGACGTTCAAGAACGACCAGATCATCGATCTGTTCGACGTCGTGAGCCTCAACCGCTACTACGGCTGGTACATCAACGCCGGCGATCTCGCGACGGCCGAGATGTATCTGCAGGGAGACCTCCAGGGGTGGATCGACCGCACGGGCAAGCCAATCATGATGCTCGAGTACGGCGCCGACACGATGCCCGGTCTGCACTCGGTGTGGGATCAGGTGTGGACCGAGGAGTACCAGACCGACCTGCTCGCGATGTACCACCGGGTCTTCGATCGCTTCCCGCAGTTCGTGGGTGAGCAGATCTGGAACTTCGCGGACTTCGCGACCACGAACGGTCTGCACCGGGTCGGGGGAAACCGCAAGGGCATCTTCACCCGTGAACGTCGCCCGAAGGCCGCGGCGTTCGCTCTGCGTCAGCGCTGGCGCGGACTCGACGGACGCAAGCCCGGCCGACGACGCCTGACCGACCGCGCATCGCAATGA
- a CDS encoding Gfo/Idh/MocA family protein, with protein MPRWGIIGTGDISHRLVSDLAATGGEITAVWGRAPDRAADFASRHGIHFSTADRAALLARDDVDVVYIATPADTHTSIALEAIDAGKHVLVEKPIATSAADAEMLFARAAAADRFLMEAMWMRFNPLHVEVIDRIAGGELGAIRSVRASFGTPFFPRPGRERPEDGGSILRDRGIYPVTLAHWFLGAPDAVQTRGVVSEGVDLSGHATLEHSDGAFAQLAWSGVEFLELSAAVSGERGWITLDPMFWAGSDARVHAGTAERIFRSPESVRHPRVGNGYGPMLEAVSVAIDAGLREHPWHDTATTVSVTRTLDRILSDITDSSP; from the coding sequence ATGCCTAGATGGGGCATCATCGGCACGGGTGACATCTCGCACCGTCTCGTCTCCGATCTGGCGGCGACCGGCGGTGAGATCACGGCGGTCTGGGGGCGCGCGCCCGATCGAGCGGCGGACTTCGCGTCGCGGCACGGCATCCACTTCTCGACCGCGGATCGCGCGGCGCTGCTCGCCCGCGATGACGTCGACGTCGTCTACATCGCGACTCCTGCCGACACGCACACGAGCATCGCGCTCGAGGCGATCGATGCCGGCAAACATGTCCTGGTCGAGAAACCCATCGCCACCTCCGCGGCAGACGCCGAGATGCTCTTCGCGCGGGCCGCGGCCGCAGACCGCTTCCTGATGGAGGCGATGTGGATGCGGTTCAACCCGCTGCACGTCGAGGTGATCGACCGCATCGCCGGGGGAGAGCTGGGCGCGATCCGCAGTGTGCGGGCGAGCTTCGGGACCCCCTTCTTCCCGCGTCCGGGCAGAGAGCGCCCGGAGGATGGCGGGAGCATCCTCCGCGACCGCGGAATCTACCCCGTCACGCTCGCGCACTGGTTCCTCGGTGCGCCCGATGCCGTGCAGACACGGGGCGTCGTCTCTGAGGGCGTCGACCTCTCAGGGCACGCCACCCTGGAGCACTCCGACGGGGCATTCGCCCAGCTAGCCTGGTCGGGTGTGGAGTTCCTTGAACTCTCAGCCGCGGTGAGTGGCGAACGCGGGTGGATCACGCTGGATCCGATGTTCTGGGCCGGCAGTGACGCCCGTGTCCACGCCGGAACCGCCGAGCGCATCTTCCGCTCGCCCGAGTCGGTGCGGCATCCGCGAGTCGGCAACGGCTACGGTCCGATGCTCGAGGCGGTATCCGTGGCGATCGACGCCGGTCTGCGAGAGCACCCATGGCACGACACGGCCACGACGGTCTCGGTCACCCGTACACTCGATCGCATCCTCTCCGACATCACCGACTCCTCGCCTTGA
- a CDS encoding SDR family NAD(P)-dependent oxidoreductase, which produces MMTFPFPDVSSDPLSSLMDLSGRTALVTGGAQGLGRAIADRLAEAGAGIVIADLDEQRSRDAAASIAERFGARAVGVRMDVTDSASVTAAVDSAAGEVGEPSIWVNNAGIFPSESLFEMSDETWEQVFAVNTRGVRNGAREAARRMSDGGVIVNIVSTAGFRGTAPGLSAYVSSKHAVRGLTTQLALELAPQGIRVLGVAPSYVPTEGNMAMAAAAMEQMAAAGLDPSTMPAAMSQSLIGRQGTPDDIARVVLFCASDLSMVMTGSTLLADAGETI; this is translated from the coding sequence ATGATGACCTTTCCCTTCCCCGATGTCTCGTCGGATCCCCTCTCGTCGCTGATGGATCTGTCCGGCCGCACCGCCCTCGTCACCGGAGGTGCGCAGGGTCTGGGCCGGGCCATCGCCGATCGTCTCGCCGAGGCCGGCGCCGGCATCGTGATCGCCGATCTCGACGAGCAGCGTTCGCGCGATGCAGCAGCATCGATCGCCGAGCGATTCGGTGCGCGGGCGGTGGGCGTGCGCATGGATGTCACGGACTCGGCATCCGTCACGGCGGCCGTGGATTCGGCGGCCGGCGAGGTCGGCGAGCCGAGCATCTGGGTGAACAACGCCGGGATCTTCCCCAGTGAGTCGCTTTTCGAGATGAGTGACGAGACGTGGGAGCAGGTCTTCGCGGTCAACACGCGAGGTGTGCGCAACGGTGCCAGGGAGGCGGCTCGGCGAATGTCCGATGGCGGCGTCATCGTCAACATCGTCTCGACCGCAGGCTTCAGGGGCACCGCGCCCGGGCTCTCGGCATACGTCTCGTCGAAGCACGCCGTGCGCGGGCTGACGACGCAGCTCGCACTCGAGCTCGCTCCTCAGGGCATCCGCGTCCTCGGCGTCGCCCCGAGCTACGTCCCGACCGAGGGCAACATGGCGATGGCGGCCGCGGCCATGGAGCAGATGGCGGCGGCAGGTCTGGATCCGTCGACGATGCCAGCGGCCATGTCGCAGAGCCTGATCGGACGACAGGGCACGCCTGACGACATCGCCCGCGTGGTGCTCTTCTGCGCGAGCGACCTGTCGATGGTCATGACGGGCAGCACCCTGCTCGCAGACGCGGGTGAGACCATCTGA